A single Selenomonas ruminantium subsp. lactilytica TAM6421 DNA region contains:
- a CDS encoding ParA family protein, translating into MSTKIYAIANQKGGVGKTTTCHCLAAGLHAQGKKVLLIDLDPQSNLSVLCDAVTDAVNKDAVTMLELLSDKATFPDVIQPMEDYDIAPASMYLASIDSVLTDPIGRPFKLAEKITEANLRKKYDYIFIDCPPALGTLTSLAIVAADSVIIPAQADILSLQGVSQLYSTIQSARGHANKSLRIAGIVLTRFNARTKISREIHEMFLTAAKQMNTAVFKTQIREGTAIKETQASGENIFKAASNSNVAQDYKALTKEIFFPKEA; encoded by the coding sequence ATGTCAACAAAAATCTATGCCATAGCCAATCAAAAGGGCGGTGTCGGTAAGACTACCACCTGTCACTGTTTAGCTGCTGGCCTCCATGCTCAGGGTAAAAAAGTGCTTTTAATAGACTTAGACCCACAGTCTAATCTCTCTGTTCTCTGTGACGCTGTTACGGATGCAGTAAATAAAGACGCTGTAACAATGTTAGAATTGCTATCTGATAAAGCTACTTTCCCAGATGTTATTCAACCCATGGAAGATTATGACATCGCACCAGCCTCTATGTACCTTGCCTCCATTGACAGCGTATTAACAGACCCCATAGGAAGACCTTTCAAGCTGGCCGAGAAAATAACCGAAGCGAATCTCCGAAAAAAATACGATTACATATTCATTGACTGTCCTCCTGCTCTAGGAACTTTAACTTCCTTGGCCATTGTAGCTGCCGATTCTGTAATTATCCCTGCTCAAGCAGATATTTTGTCTTTACAAGGTGTGTCCCAGCTTTATTCCACAATCCAGTCAGCTCGTGGCCATGCTAATAAATCACTAAGGATCGCTGGCATTGTACTTACACGTTTCAATGCTCGTACTAAAATTTCTCGTGAAATTCATGAAATGTTCCTTACAGCAGCCAAACAAATGAACACAGCAGTATTTAAGACACAAATCCGTGAAGGAACAGCCATAAAAGAGACCCAGGCATCTGGTGAGAATATATTCAAAGCTGCTAGTAATTCCAATGTTGCTCAAGACTATAAAGCATTGACAAAAGAAATTTTCTTTCCCAAGGAGGCATAA